The window TCAGGGAGTATCTTCCCGACACGTTTCTTTTCCACGGACTGGCGATCGTTCTTTCCATTGCCGTTTTCGGCTTTATTGGCGTCCTTCTGGGGCCGTATTTCATGAAATTGCTTCACGACGTCGGACTGCTTTTCGAACGTCAGCTGCGCAGCACGGCCTGGCCCGAGATCGTCGCCGCCCTGACGGGCATGATCGTCGGGCTCGTGCTGGCCAACCTGCTCGTTCTGCCCTTTTCCGACACGCCCTTCGGGCCTTACCTGACGGTGCTGTTGAACGTGCTGATCGGCTTCGTCATGGCCTGGATCTTCGTGACTCGGCAGGAAGACATCCGCGGCGCCATGGCTTCGGTGAAAGAGCGTCTCAGTCAGAAGCGGAAGATCCGCGCCGGAAAAGTTCCGGCGGAAGAGAGCGAAGACCCTGAGCCGGCGACCGATCCGGTGCCGCGCAAGATCCTTGACACCAGCGTGATCATCGACGGGCGCATTCTCGACATTGCGAAGACGGGGTTCCTTCAGGGAACTTTGATCCTGCCGTCGTTCGTGCTGCTCGAGCTGCAGACCGTGGCCGACTCGAAGGACCAGAACCGCCGCGCCCGCGGCCGCATGGGACTGGACGTCGTCAAGGAGCTGCAGAAACTCCAGCAGGTGAAACTCGCTCTGATCGAGGCGTCGCTGGCCGACTACCACACCGAGTTCGTGGATTCGGCGGTGGTATCCATGGCCAAAAGATTCGGCTGCGACGTGCTCACGACCGACTATAACCTGAACAAAGTCGCGCAGATCCAGAACGTGCGCGTGCTGAACGTCAATGATCTGGCCAACGCGATGAAACCCGCGCTGCTGCCCGGCGACGAGGTGACGGTGAACGTGATCAAGGAAGGCAAGGATGCGCGCCAGGGCATCGGCTATCTCGACAACGGCACGATGCTCGTCGTCGAAGACGGCGGCCCCTTTATCGGCAAGACGGTGGAGGTCACGCTTTCGTCGCTGCTGCAAACTTCGGCCGGGCGCATGGTCTTCGGCCGCGTCAAGCGCGAGGTGAAAAGTTGAGCCGCGCCTTCGTCATTCTCGCGGCGGGAACGGGGACACGCCTCGGCGGCGAGCCCAAACAGTTTCGTCTTTTAGGCGGGCGTCCCGTCTGGAAATGGAGCGTGGAAACGGCGTGGACATTGCATCGGGAAAAGCTGATCGACCGGATCGTGCTCGTCCTGCCGCCGGAAAGCGCGCTGACGCCGCCCGCCGGCGTGATCTCCGCGGCGGGCGGCGCGTCGCGCGCGCTTTCCGCGCTGTCGGCGCTGCGCGCCTGCGAAGACGACGAAGTGCTGCTGCACGACGCCGCGCGTCCGTTTGCGAGCGTAAAGCTGTGCCGGCGTCTGATCGCCGCCTCGACGGGGAAAAACGCCGTGGCGCCGCTGCTGCCGGAGGCGAACGCGCTGAAAAAGATCGAAAACGGACGCATCGAACCGCTCGACCGCGACGACGTTTACATCACCCAGACGCCGCAGCTTTTTCCGCGCGCGGCGCTGCGGGAGCTGCTCGAGAACGCGTCGTGCCACGACTTCAAAGACGAAGCCGAGCTGTGGCTGCGGCGGGGCGAGACGCTCGATTTCGTAGCGGGGGAGAGCGTGAACTTCAAAGTGACGGAAGGCGGCGACTGGGAGATGGCGCAAAAAATTGCCGGCGAGGGCGAAGTCCGTACCGGTCTTGGCTACGACGTGCATCCGCTCGTGCCGGGACGGAAATTGATCCTCGGCGGCATCGCCGTAGACTCGGCGCTGGGGCTCGACGGCCATTCCGACGCCGACGCGCTCGCTCACGCCGCGGCCGACGCGCTCCTCAGCGCCGCGGGGTTGCCGGATATCGGCGCGCTGTATCCCGCATGCGACAAAAAGTTCAAAAACGCCGACAGCATGGAGCTGCTGCGCGACGCGTTTGCGAGAGTCAGGGGCGAAGGCTGGCGGCTCGAATGGCTGAGCGCCGTGCTGACGGCGCAGACGCCGCGGCTGGCGCCGTGGAAAGACGCGATCGTCCGTTCATTGGAAACGGTTCTCGGCGACGGACGGCTGAGCGTGACCTTTAAATCGGGCGAACGCGTCGGCCCGGCCGGCGACGCGCAGGCGGTCTTCGTCTGGGCCTCGGCGACGCTGCGCCGCTGACGCCCGGACGGCGTCGGCCGTATTGGCGCGGATTGGATTTTTTGCACGAAACAGGTTGCTATCTGAGAACTTTCATGTTACAATACGCGAAGAATTCGGAGGCTGGGAGTGAAGAGTGGGCTGCGCCCACTCTTCGTTTTTTATAAATCGGCCAATCGTAAAGCGAGGCATCGTCATGGATATGGAAAAAATTTCTGGGCAACTGAAAACGCTCGTCGAATCGCTGGGCTATGAATTCGTCGGCGCGGAAACCGTCAAAGA of the Pyramidobacter piscolens W5455 genome contains:
- the ispF gene encoding 2-C-methyl-D-erythritol 2,4-cyclodiphosphate synthase, yielding MSRAFVILAAGTGTRLGGEPKQFRLLGGRPVWKWSVETAWTLHREKLIDRIVLVLPPESALTPPAGVISAAGGASRALSALSALRACEDDEVLLHDAARPFASVKLCRRLIAASTGKNAVAPLLPEANALKKIENGRIEPLDRDDVYITQTPQLFPRAALRELLENASCHDFKDEAELWLRRGETLDFVAGESVNFKVTEGGDWEMAQKIAGEGEVRTGLGYDVHPLVPGRKLILGGIAVDSALGLDGHSDADALAHAAADALLSAAGLPDIGALYPACDKKFKNADSMELLRDAFARVRGEGWRLEWLSAVLTAQTPRLAPWKDAIVRSLETVLGDGRLSVTFKSGERVGPAGDAQAVFVWASATLRR
- a CDS encoding PIN/TRAM domain-containing protein, with translation MTDGLKKIVRYSCGALLGLLGALAGYQAGAPILREYLPDTFLFHGLAIVLSIAVFGFIGVLLGPYFMKLLHDVGLLFERQLRSTAWPEIVAALTGMIVGLVLANLLVLPFSDTPFGPYLTVLLNVLIGFVMAWIFVTRQEDIRGAMASVKERLSQKRKIRAGKVPAEESEDPEPATDPVPRKILDTSVIIDGRILDIAKTGFLQGTLILPSFVLLELQTVADSKDQNRRARGRMGLDVVKELQKLQQVKLALIEASLADYHTEFVDSAVVSMAKRFGCDVLTTDYNLNKVAQIQNVRVLNVNDLANAMKPALLPGDEVTVNVIKEGKDARQGIGYLDNGTMLVVEDGGPFIGKTVEVTLSSLLQTSAGRMVFGRVKREVKS